The DNA region TTACTAACTATTTTTCCTACATGATGGCAGCCGGCTAGCTTACAATAAACTCACTGGTCAAATACCTCCTCAGTTGTTTCAAGTTGCACGTTACAAGTACTATGGAATAAGTGACTGCTCTAAAATTTATGTGATGTCCATGTTTGTTAATTTTGAGAGCTAACAAAGGTTCATTTCCTTCACAGTTTTTCTGGTAATAACTTGACCTGTGGAGCAAACTTCCTCCATCCATGTGCCTCAAATGTGTCTTACCAAGGTAACAAGCCATACATTGTTCTGTTCTTTATCATAAAGTTGTCAAATAGCACAGAGAACAGACTTCCTATTGGATGTTTATCAAATAATTAGAGGCATCTGATAGTCTTTTCACCTTTTGATAGGTTCATCAAGGGGTTCGAAAATAGGCATTGTGATTGGAACAATTGGAGGTGTGATGGGGCTTCTCATCCTAGGTGCTATATGCATTATTTGTAATGGAAGGAGAAAAGGCCATCTACGTGAAGTATTTGTGGATGTATCAGGTTGTGCATCTGCTGCATTTTCATCACCTTTGCTGCAGCTAAATCTTGTTGATTAGCTAAAGAAGTACTGCAATACACATAATTTCATCATGTATTAAACCAAAAATGAAACCAATAAGTTCAAGCAGACGTGGGGTGCCGAAACTCTGTTCTCTCTCtttatttttgaaaaaaaaattatgAAGCTCCGTCAGGTAGACATATAACCAAATCATGGTTTCCAGAACTGGTTTATGTAATCCAGTGTACTTCTTTTGAGTGGCATATTTCTGCTTACTGCACCAGTTTGATACTGATGATGGCATAGTAAAAACTAGTATATGTAGCTGTGTTTCTAAGACGACATGTCAATCTTACAAGTTCCACAGTTGAAAAGATATGCATTTAACTAACTGATCTAATTTATTCCACAGGTGAGGATGATCGTAGAATTGCATTTGGCCAGTTGAAACGATTTGCATGGCGAGAATTGCAACTTGCAACTGATAATTTCAGTGAGAAAAATGTTCTTGGACAAGGGGGTTTTGGGAAGGTGTATAAAGGAGCACTTCCAGATGGTACTAAGATTGCTGTCAAACGGTTAACTGATTATGAAAGTCCTGGTGGAGAGGCTGCCTTCTTGCGTGAGGTTGAGCTGATTAGTGTTGCAGTTCACCGGAATCTTTTAAGATTGATTGGTTTCTGTACCACACAAACAGAGCGCCTACTTGTTTATCCTTTCATGCAGAATCTTAGTGTAGCCTACCGTCTACGAGGTACTTTCTTTCTTAAGTCTCAATCAGCTAATCAGTTGTTTCATTGCATATAGTTCTGAACCATGCTACTCTATGAAGTTTCTCAGACCATTAAGCTACTCTATGAAGTTCCTCAAACCATTAATGCTTATAGATTATGCAACTGATGCATTTAGAAGTTAGCTTAGTGACTTCTGTTTGTGCCTTTAGGAAACTCTGTTGAAATAAATATTTCATATGTTCAGTTACCTTGATCTATGTATTATGTAAGATCTAATTCTGCacgactgttttgtaataaagtgatataaaatgaTCTGAATTTACCAGGTTGGTGAGACAGATCTAGTGTACAGAGTGGGTGCACCAATTTATGGAACCTAGTAATGCTTGAGATTTATTATCTAGTTAAACTTGGACAGGATCAGGCAGCAGAGATTTGCTTCTTTTTATGAGGATATTTAAACTGTTTCTCCGTAGGAACCTCTTTAGTATCAGAATGGTTCCATTTTTGCTGATTGGACAGGTCATAGTCAGTCTACTATTTCTTATATTGCATCCTAGCAAAAATCCTTTTATCATGTATGGATAGCTAATTACATTAATGTATATTGCATTATAAACATCCAATGAGTGGAGAACTTCGGCACCTTTTTTTTTAACTAACAAAACTTTCTACACTTCTGCTGTTTCCCTAATCCCTTCCATAGTATTGTTTTTGCAGTAATATATATCCTTATCTAATACATGCTTATCATGTCTGCCATTCAGAATTTAAACCTGGGGAGCCAATATTAGATTGGTCTGCAAGGAAGCGAGTGGCTATAGGCACAGCTCGTGGTCTGGAGTATCTGCACGAGCACTGTAACCCTAAGATTATACATCGTGACGTCAAGGCTGCCAACGTCTTGCTTGATGAATGTTTCGAGCCAGTCGTCGGTGATTTCGGCTTGGCCAAGCTGGTGGATGTACAGAAGACATCCGTGACTACTCAAGTCCGCGGAACTATGGGTCACATTGCCCCTGAGTATCTGTCCACTGGGAAGTCATCCGAGAGAACTGATGTTTTCGGTTATGGCATAATGCTTCTTGAGCTAGTAACGGGACAGCGTGCCATCGACTTTTCACGcttggaggaagaagacgacgtgCTATTACTTGATCATGTAAGCCCATTCCGCTCTTTTACAGTTGATCAATTCAAGATGATGTCTGAGCTAGCTGTCGTGTATGAAGAGCTTTCAGTGTTTCAATAAAACTAAACACGCCACGTGAGATTTTTCTTGGGCAGTACACTCACGATTTTGCTGCAAATTCGCAGGTCAAGAAGCTGCAAAGGGAAGGGCACCTCGACGCCATCGTCGACCGCAACCTAAACAGCAACTACAACGGGCAGGAGGTGGAGATGATGATCCAGATCGCGCTGCTCTGCACGCAGGCTTCGCCCGAGGACCGCCCGTCCATGTCCGAGGTGGTCCGGATGCTGGAGGGCGAGGGCCTCGCCGAGCGGTGGGAGGAGTGGCAGCAGGTGGAAGTGACGCGGAGGGAGGACTACGAGCGGATGCAGCAGCGGTTCGACTGGGGCGAGGACTCCATCTACAACCAGGATGCCATCGAGCTCTCCGCCGGGAGATAACGACGGCGGCGTGTGCCAGACAGAGCTCGCCGTCGCTGTGCTGACGCATACGGCATCTCTACGAAGCCTGTCAGCGAAACGTCTGCTTCTTGGTGTTGATAGATAATTAGATACTGCATCGTATATGGTGTGTATACGGATGGTTACGATGATTTACCGTTTACGGCCCCCGTTTCGCAGAGGGGAAAGCTGGAGACGCATGTGCCGTCCAGTTTAAACCACATTTAAGCACCGGCTAGACGAAGTCGAGCCGGTGTCTGTTGGGTTGTTTCTCTGCTCATCTGCTGTCACGTGCTCTGTGTTTAACTTCTACTTCTTCACTGCTCAACTTGTTCAGAATCTAGATCTGCCCTTATCGTTCCAGATATTCCACCATTGACCACTTGCATCTCAGTGTCAGTGCTCCTGTCAGATGAGCAACAGAGAAGGCAGGAAGCCGTCGCGTTGGACCGTTGGTTCGTTTGCAGCTGAGCAGCACGAATCTACCGCAGCACTGCCGTGGGTCACACACAGCTCATGCATGGAGCGTTCGATCTCTTTCAGACAGCAACGAGTGCTGGCTAGCAAGACCGTGTCTGGCACGGTACGGCGCGGCCGTGCATCACTGCAGCTCGCAAGCCGACGCGACACGAGCCGTGAAcagcggcgccgcggcgggccgCGAAGGCTGCAGCTGCCGCGCTGCTGGTGGTGGCTGGTCCACGCCTCCACGGACCACCGGTGCTAGATGAGATCGCACCCAACCCGAATTTTTCACCCGCGGCCACCCCGACAAGGCCTGACCTGCCGCGCCGTGGCGCCCTAATCCTCCGCGACGCACAGCCCCGCTGCCACAGCCATCAGCATCGCGGCatcgcccctcgccgccgtcccggcGAGGCGGATCACCTGACCGAGCCCGCGACCCGAGAGGGCGGGGCGAAAAGAAATGACCCGTCACGTGCCCGGGGTGGGCGACCTAGACCGGCAGGTATCCTAGTCGCAAGCTGCCAAAAGGCGGGCAGCTCACTTGACTTGGACCGACGAGAGAGTGACTGTGCCTGTGAGTGAGTGGAAGGAAGGAGACGCTTGAGCTGAGCTGCGGCGACGCTGGGATGGGCACCGCGGGGTCTGCGGCTCCGCCAGCGGCACCGCATTGCCGCCGGGTGctgcggcggctgctgctggcCCTGGCCCTCTTGTCGCTCTGCGGCCGCGGGCTTCGCGTCCGTGCCGCGGGGGCGGACACGGGCGGGCTGAGCAGGGACGCGTTCCCCAAGGGGTTCGTCTTCGGGACGGCGACGTCCGCGTTCCAGGTCGAGGGCGCGGCGGCATCCGCCGGCCGGGGGCCCAGCATCTGGGACCCCTTCGTCCACACCCCCGGTAACGCATCGCGTCATCACGACTACTAATACTATGAGGCAGATCCTTCTGTAGCTGCTAAGCGCCAGGCACAGTGATTCCATTGCAACTCCCAAGTACTCATTTCCTGTAAATATTTGCAACGCACGCTAGCCAATGTCTTGCTTGGGAGTAGCGAGGGGAATAGATGAGAACTCTGCTTGAGTCTCAAGTTGAGGGATCGAAAATGGAATGGATCTACATGCGTGTGCTTATGAAATTCACTGATGCTAACGCTGTCTTATGCGTAATGAACAGGAAATATTGCTGGAGACGCGAACGCAGATGTTACAACTGATGAATATCATCGCTACAAGGCACGTCGCAATCAAATAAGACCCCACCTCTGTTTTTAACTTATTGCTTAATCTTTCAGTTGATTGATGGATCAGACCGTGACAGTTACTTTAGTGGCAATGAGGATGCTTTCTTTTCTGTAGTTGCTATCAATATCTATTTCTAACATGAACAAATATGAAAAGTAAAGAGTAGAGTATCCCAAGTAAACTCAAATCGGGGAACAAG from Panicum hallii strain FIL2 chromosome 9, PHallii_v3.1, whole genome shotgun sequence includes:
- the LOC112873854 gene encoding LRR receptor kinase SERK2-like encodes the protein MELLSIILIVASLLPFSASDRQGDALYDMKLKLNATGSQLSDWNQNQVNPCTWNSVICDNNNNVVQVTLASMGFTGFLSPRIGELEYLNVLSLPGNNITGGIPEQFGNLSRLTSLDLEDNLLVGPIPASLGQLSKLQLLILSQNNLNGSIPEMLTSISSLTDIRLAYNKLTGQIPPQLFQVARYNFSGNNLTCGANFLHPCASNVSYQGSSRGSKIGIVIGTIGGVMGLLILGAICIICNGRRKGHLREVFVDVSGEDDRRIAFGQLKRFAWRELQLATDNFSEKNVLGQGGFGKVYKGALPDGTKIAVKRLTDYESPGGEAAFLREVELISVAVHRNLLRLIGFCTTQTERLLVYPFMQNLSVAYRLREFKPGEPILDWSARKRVAIGTARGLEYLHEHCNPKIIHRDVKAANVLLDECFEPVVGDFGLAKLVDVQKTSVTTQVRGTMGHIAPEYLSTGKSSERTDVFGYGIMLLELVTGQRAIDFSRLEEEDDVLLLDHVKKLQREGHLDAIVDRNLNSNYNGQEVEMMIQIALLCTQASPEDRPSMSEVVRMLEGEGLAERWEEWQQVEVTRREDYERMQQRFDWGEDSIYNQDAIELSAGR